In Paraburkholderia youngii, the genomic stretch CCAGTGATAGCCGACGCGCTCGGCCTGCCAGTGCCCGGCGACCCACACGTAGCGGCCGTGATCCCAGCGCCAGTGACCGTGATCCCACACATAGCCGGCGCGCGCCGCGGGCACCGTTTCGAAGCGTTCGACGGGCGGCGCGGACGGCGCGACGATGATGACTTCCGCGGCCGAAGCCGAGGCGATCGCGGCGGCACCCGCGGCGATCAGAACGGTGTTGGCAAGCAGCAGGCGAAAGCTTCTGTTCATGATTTCCTCTTAGGTTGAACACCGGATGCGGCGTTACCCGTTTAATGCGCGAGGGCGACACGAGGCTGACGATGCGCGTGTAACGGCACCCGCTGAAGTGCAACGGTTTATTTCGACCGGGAAATGAGGAGCGCCGTGCAGGCGCGAAGAGACGGCTTCAGACAGAAGCCAGAGCAACAGCCGAACGCCGCACGCCATCGCGTCGAACCAACACGATGCAATGCGACGTCCTGCACATGATGCGAGATGGACCGCGGTCCATCGGAAGCTCAGGCCTGCGGTATTTCGATCTTGACTTCGAGCACTTCGAGATCGTCCTGACGCTCGAGACTCACGCGAATGTCGTCATCGGAAATCTTCACGTACTTCGAGATCACGGCCACCAGTTCGCGTTGCAACGCAGGCAGATAATCGGCGGGCGCATGGCCGCCGGCGCGCTCGTGCGCGATGATCAACTGCAGGCGTTCCTTCGCTACCGACGCGGACTTCTTTTTCTCGCCCAGCAAAAACGAAAGAATCGACATTACGTGCGCTCCCCTTACTTGGTGCCGAAGAGGCGCTGCAGCAGCCCGGGCTTCTGGTAATCGACAAAGCGAAGCGATTTCTGCTCGCCGAGGAAACGCGACACGACGTCCTTATAGGCTTCGGCCACATCGGTGCCGTCCAGATGCACGGCCGGCAGACCCTGGTTCGACGCGTGCAGCACCGCTTCCGACTCCGGAATCACGCCGATCAGATCGATGCGCAGAATTTCCTGGATGTCGGTCAGCGACAGCATTTCGCCTTCGCTGACGCGCTTCGGGTTGTAGCGGGTAATCAGCAGATGCTCCTTGATCGGCTCCTTGCCTTCGATCGCACGCTTGGTCTTCGACGACAGGATGCCGAGAATGCGATCGGAGTCGCGCACCGACGACACTTCCGGGTTCGTAACGATCAGCGCTTCATCGGCGAAGTGCATCGCAAGCAGCGCGCCCGACTCGATACCGGCCGGCGAATCGCAGACGATGTATTCGAAGTCCATCGCGATCAGATCGTTGATGACCTTCTCGACGCCTTCCATCGTCAGCGCGTCCTTATCGCGCGTCTGCGAGGCCGGCAGGATGAACAGGTTCTCGCACTTCTTGTCTTTGATCAGCGCCTGGTTCAGATTCGCTTCGCCCTGGATCACGTTGATCAGGTCGTACACGACGCGGCGCTCGCAGCCCATGATGAGGTCGAGGTTGCGCAGGCCGACGTCGAAGTCGATCACGGCGGTCTTGCTGCCGCGCAACGCGAGGGCCGACGCAAAGCTCGCGCTCGTGGTCGTCTTGCCCACGCCACCCTTGCCCGAAGTCACCACAATGATTTTTGCCATTACCCTTACCTTGTGTTCGTCAAATGCGTCAATTGATGCGCGGCGCGCGTCGCCCTGAAACGCCGCGTGCCGAAATCGCTCGGGCAGCGCGCGTTTCTCGGCGCTTTACGTGAGCCGCAGCGGTTCGATCATCAGTTTTTCGTCTTCGAGCCAGATCTGCACCGGCTTGCCGAGCACGTCGGCCGGCAGCGGGTTCTCAGTCGTTCGATAGATGCCCGCGATCGAGATCAGTTCCGGTTCGAGACACGTACAGAAGATGCGCGCGTCGTGATTGCCCTGCACGCCGGCCAATGCCCGGCCGCGCAGCGGCGCGTAAATATGGATGTTGCCTTCCGCGATCACCTCGGCGCCATAGCTGACGAGACCGAGCACCACCAGATCGCCTTTCGCGTAGATGCGCTGGCCGGAGCGCAGCGGCTTGTCGACCACCATCGTTTGCGGCGACGTGGCGAGGCGCACCGGCTCGGCGGCGGAGGTGGGTTCGACGGCGGCGGAAGCGGTGCTGGCGGTTGCGGATGCGGTGCTGGTGGCCGCGCTCGTGCCGGCGCTTGCCTCGGCGCCTGCCGCCGCGCTTGCCGCGCTCGCCGTGCTGTCCTCATCGGCCTGTCTGGCCGGCGCGCCGCGTCGGTCGCGCGCTTCGAGCAGCGGCAATCCCGACTCCGTCGCCCACTGTTGCTCCGCATTCGCGACCACACCGACCGGACGCATGCGCACGCTGTCGAGCAGTTGCGCGATATCGGCGAGCGGCACGCGTTCGCTGTCGGCGAGACGCCGTACGTCGATCGCGACGACGTCGTTAGCGAAGAATTCGGGGGTCGCCTCGAAGCGTCGCGTCAGCTCGACACGCATCGCATCGAGGTCGGTCGTTTTGACCACGAACATCAGCGTGTCGACAGAGCCGCTGCGCAGTTCGAAAAAGGGCGATTTCTTGGGCGACATAGCGTTCGGCAAAAAATTTTGCGTATTTTACAGGCGTACGTGCGCGCGGCCACTATTTTTCCCGGGAGAATCGGTGCTCGCGCGCGTGGGCGCGACGCGTGTCGTCGATGCTATCGACGCGCGACGGTGCGCAACAAAAATACTGGGGGGAAAAAGACCGTGATGAACGGACGGCGAAGACGAGCGGCACGCGCAACGCGCCGCCCGGGTGATCACTGTTGAAGCACCTGCGAGGTAGTCGGCACGTGCCGCACCAGCAGACTTTCGACCTGCTCGGGCGCGCGCTCGACGCGCCGGTGCTCGCCGGTCGGGCCAAAGCCGAGCGCCTCGTAGAAGCGCATCGCGTTGCGGTTCGTGTCGGCGACCCACGCGTAGATTTCCGTGGCGCCCGCATTCGCGAGCCAGCTGCTCGCGGTGTCGACGAGCAGTTCGCCGCCGCGCAGATGACGCACGGCCGGCGCCACCCACAATTCGCAGACGAACGCGCGGCGCGCCGCGGTGTCGTCGAAATGCGCCTCGACGAGGCCGGCCGGATGGCCCTCGGTGTAGAGCAGGAAGGTGCCGACGGACTGCGAAACCGCGTGATTCGCCGCGGTCGCGTCGAAACTGGCGGCATCGGCCGACAACGCATCCTCGAGCGTCGCGCCGAAGGCATATGGCGCCTCCCGCAGCGAGGCGGTGCGGAGTTCGCGAAAAACGGCGCCCTGATCAGCAGTGATGCGGCGAACGGTCAATGACGGACTCATGCAGACGAAAACCCCTGGAAACCCTAACGCGTAGCTTTAACCGAACCGGCCGGCGAGTCAAATTTATTATTGACCAGAATATGCGATCCCGCTCACGGTGCGTCGTAGTCGCCGGTGCCGTCCGGCCACGGCGTCAGCAGTTCATAGCCGTCGTCGGTCACTGCGACCATGTGTTCCCATTGCGCCGACAACGAGCGGTCCTTCGTGATCACGGTCCAGCCGTCGCGCTGCACCGACGTGCCGGCGCGGCCCGCGTTGATCATCGGCTCGATCGTGAAGACCATGCCCGGCTTCAGGCGAACGCCCTGCCCCGGCTGGCCGTAGTGCAGCACCTGCGGGTCCTCGTGATAGATCTTGCCGATGCCGTGCCCGCAGTAGTCGCGCACGATCGAGAAGCCCTCGCGCTGCGCAACCTTCTGGATCGCGTGGCCGACGTCGCCGAGCGTCGCGCCCGGCTTCACCTCGCGGATGCCGGCCACCATCGCCTCGTAGGTCGTGTCGATCAGCGCACGCGCGACCGTGCTCGGCTGGCCGACGCAGTACATGCGGCTGGTGTCGCCGAAATAACCGTCCTTGATGATCGCGACATCGATGTTGATGATGTCGCCGTCCTTCAGGATCTCGCCGCGATTCGGAATGCCGTGGCACACGACATGGTTGACCGACGTGCAGACGGTTTTCGGAAAGCCCAGATAGCCGACGTTGGCCGGAATCGCCTTCTGCGTATGGACGATGTAGTCGTTGCACAGCGCGTCGAGGTCGTCGGTCGAGACGCCTGCCTTGACGTGCTCGCCGATCATTGCCAGCACATCGGCCGCGAGGCGGCCTGCAATGCGCAGCTTCGCGATATCGTCGGGAGTCTTGTAGGTAATGGCCATGAATTCAGTCGATGTGAGTCGCGGGTCCAAACGCGAGATGACCCGCCGCGCGCGAAAGCCCGGCGGCCCGCAACCGCCGCTCGATGGGCGATTTCGGGCAATTGTACAGAGGATCGCGGAGGGACCCCGGGCAAACCGGCTGAAAAGATGCTCGGAAGGCGGCGGCGCTAAGGGGGGCGATGCCGGGGCACGCGCCCGAATCGGGGTGACCCGTTCGTGCGTGGTCGGCTTGCCCGGCTTGCGCGTTCACATGGACTTGCGGCGAGAAGGCTCGAACGTTGATCGAGCCATGCAACGCCCATCGTTCAGTTTCCCGTACTAAATTGTGGGTCCGCTCGGCTTCGCGGTCGTCGCCGGGCGCGTTGACGGAGGTAATGGAGGGGGTTCGAGTCGCATGAGACACCCGCCCCCTAGCCTCGATACGCTGAGACAAGGGTTCGGGCGCGATTCTGACTGACGCGCAAGGCTGCTTGCGTCGAGATCCCCGGCTTAGTTGTCGGGATTAGCTGCGGTGAAACTTTGGAACGCACTGTACGCCGGGTTCAACGGCGTGCCGTTTTTCAAGATGCCGAACGTCTGGTCGCCGCTGTCGAGCACGTAATACATGACGCCCTGGATATTGTGCGTCTTGCGATTCTGATAGAACTCGCCGAGCCTCGTCGTGATGTAGTTCCCACGATAGGTCTCGTCCCGTTCCGGTCCGGTGTTCCACTCGGTGATGAGGAACGGCACGCCGTAACGGGCCTTGCAATAGGTCGGCAGATCGAAGCCAGGTTGGGCGCCGTCCGCACCGAGCGAGAACACGTCGCCATACACCTCGTAGTTGTGCCACGTGGTGATATCCCAGCGCACGGTCGGGTGGCCGCCGCTACCATCGGGCTGCATACCTTCCCACAGCGCGTCCGCTGCGCCGACATCGTTCACGCAGAAGTTGATGCCGCATTTCGCGTTGGACTGAACCGACTTCACGCCGTCGATCATGCCGCGCATCACGCCGCGCATCGCCGGCCAGTTCGCGTTGTTGAAGTCCGACGCCTTCGTGCCCGCAGAGGTGAAGTCCAATACGGTGGCGTTCGTGCGCGTCAACTCGTTGCCGCATTCGTAAATGTTCACGCCATACGGCTTCAGTGCGTTCGCGATGCCTTGGGCGACCGAGTAACCCTGGTTGTAAGCGGCACTCTCGTTGGCGAACACGTTGCCATTGGAGTCGTAGACGCCCTGATTGATCAGCACGACCAACGTCATGCCCGCCGACTGGAAAGCCTGCGCAAGCCCGATCAGTGCGTTCAGCTGGTTCGAAGAGTTGGTGCAGCCCACGCGATAGCTGGTGCAGCCCATGCCCTTCAGGATCGACACGACCTGTTGGGGCGTGTAGGTGTAGTCGAAGTGGCCGTTCATGCCGTAGAACATGCCCGCGGCCGGTGCGATCGCGGTGCGCGGATCGCTACATGGCAGCCAATGACCGGCGGTCTCGTTGTTCACGTAGAACTGGCCACCCGTGCCGCAATGCCAGATCTTGCCGCCGTACCACAACAGCAGCGAGACGTTGTACGTGTTGCCTACGGGCGCCCCATTGCAGAGAATGACACCGTTGTTCACCGTCCAGATGTTGTTGGATTTGTCGATGATGTACGACGAACCGGGGATCGTGGTGCCATCAGCCGAGGTGCCACCGAGGCGCGGGTCGATGCAACCTTTCCAGCCCGAGCCCGTCCATTGGTAGAACTGACCACCCGTGCCCTCGTGATAGATCACGCCGGCGTAAAACAGGACCATCTGCACGTTGTAGGTGTTGCTTGCCGGCGAACCGTTGCAGTAGACCGAGCCACCGACACCTCCGGACAGCGTCCAGACGTTGCCGGAGTTGTCCGTGATGGACGAGGCGGGCGGAATGGAGACACTGTTCGGATCGCTCGTCTTTGCGACGGCCGTTTTGGAAGCCGCGGTACCGGAAGCGCCGGATGCAGCGGCAGCAGCGGCAGTCTTGTCGTCCGCGGTGCCGGATCCACCGCCACCACATGCGGCCAAAAGATAACTTGCGCTCAGGGCCGTGAGACCCCCAATGAATTGACGTCGTTTTATCATCGCAGAGTAATTCCAAATGTCGGGAAAATTCCCGATAAAAAGACCAAAGGTGAATTCGCTGTGATTCGGACGGACAATGCATAAGGATTGGATGCAAATGAATTTGCATTCCTTAAAAACATTAGTCCTGAGGTGCCGTGGAACGCACGTCTGTGATGTCCGATTGAACCGATGCTCGCGAAGAGGCTCCTCGCGGTGGTCCAGATTGACAATGCTGGTGCGCGTCGGTCCGCAAACGTTTGCCTTGCGAACCTTTTACCGATTACTGCCGCAACTCTTGTCTTACAGGAAAATTATTCCCGTAAAAGCTGCTGACGGCGTAAATCGTACCCTGAACGAATGACCGAGCCCAACCAAAAATCGTATTTATTTGTAAAAAAAGGCAGATCTTGCGGAGATGTGTTGGGTCCGCGAAGATTCGCACCTTAAGAAGTCGATCGGGGGGCGGGTCGCCCGCAAATTTTCTTACTTCGACCCCCTATAGCGCGCGACGGCCACATTCCTCATATGTCCCCGCATATGAATCAGGAGACGGCGCAGCATGTATCGTTTAAGGGATTTGTATGGAAATGGGAATGAGAAAGACCACGAGCAGCGAATAGCTCATGTACAAAAAATTGAAACAATAGATTTCGCCAATAGAAATAATGCTTGAACAATATCGGATTGCCTTGGCAAAACAATTCGAAGACCCAAAAACAAAAACCCCTTGATCTCGATGATCAAGGGGTTTCAGAATTTGGCGGAAAGGGTGGGATTCGAACCCACGGTACGGGGAAACCGTACGCCTGATTTCGAGTCAGGTACATTCGACCACTCTGCCACCTTTCCGGGTATTCCAACTCGCTGCTGCTTCGTCGGATCCAAGCGGGCCGTTGCTTGGGAGAAAAAGATTATAAAACAGCTGGAATCAGTTTTCCAAGTCCCTCGACGAAAAAACTTCCAAATTTTTTTTCCGAGAGGCCTGGGTGCCGGCAGCGGCACCGTCAGAAACGCGACGATACCGCGCCTGCGCACATGCCGGTGACGCTCAGGCCGCCGGCACGTCCAGCCGCTCCACGCCGCCGAGGTAAGGCCGCAGAGCCGTGGGCACCGTCACCGAGCCATCGGCGTTCTGGAAGTTCTCGAGCACCGCGACGAGCGTGCGGCCCACCGCGAGACCCGAACCGTTCAGCGTATGCACGAGTTCCGGCTTGCCCTGCGCGTTGCGGAAACGCGCCTGCATGCGTCGCGCCTGGAACGCCTCGGTATTCGAGCAGCTCGAAATCTCACGATAGGTGTTCTGCGCGGGCAGCCATACTTCGAGGTCATAGGTCTTCGCTGCGGAGAAACCCATGTCGCCGGTGCACAGCGTGATCACGCGATACGGCAGTTCGAGCTTCTGCAGAATCGCCTCGGCATGGCCGACCATCTGCTCGAGTGCGTCGTACGATGCGTCAGGAGCGACGACCTGCACCATCTCGACCTTGTCGAACTGATGCTGGCGGATCATGCCGCGCGTGTCGCGGCCGTACGAGCCCGCCTCCGAGCGGAAGCACGGCGAGTGCGCAGTCAACTTGATCGGCAGTGCGTCCGCTTCGACGATGCTCTCACGCACCGTG encodes the following:
- a CDS encoding YXWGXW repeat-containing protein yields the protein MNRSFRLLLANTVLIAAGAAAIASASAAEVIIVAPSAPPVERFETVPAARAGYVWDHGHWRWDHGRYVWVAGHWQAERVGYHWMPGHWIEHGPNYRWVPGHWA
- the minE gene encoding cell division topological specificity factor MinE, coding for MSILSFLLGEKKKSASVAKERLQLIIAHERAGGHAPADYLPALQRELVAVISKYVKISDDDIRVSLERQDDLEVLEVKIEIPQA
- the minD gene encoding septum site-determining protein MinD, which produces MAKIIVVTSGKGGVGKTTTSASFASALALRGSKTAVIDFDVGLRNLDLIMGCERRVVYDLINVIQGEANLNQALIKDKKCENLFILPASQTRDKDALTMEGVEKVINDLIAMDFEYIVCDSPAGIESGALLAMHFADEALIVTNPEVSSVRDSDRILGILSSKTKRAIEGKEPIKEHLLITRYNPKRVSEGEMLSLTDIQEILRIDLIGVIPESEAVLHASNQGLPAVHLDGTDVAEAYKDVVSRFLGEQKSLRFVDYQKPGLLQRLFGTK
- the minC gene encoding septum site-determining protein MinC, which produces MSPKKSPFFELRSGSVDTLMFVVKTTDLDAMRVELTRRFEATPEFFANDVVAIDVRRLADSERVPLADIAQLLDSVRMRPVGVVANAEQQWATESGLPLLEARDRRGAPARQADEDSTASAASAAAGAEASAGTSAATSTASATASTASAAVEPTSAAEPVRLATSPQTMVVDKPLRSGQRIYAKGDLVVLGLVSYGAEVIAEGNIHIYAPLRGRALAGVQGNHDARIFCTCLEPELISIAGIYRTTENPLPADVLGKPVQIWLEDEKLMIEPLRLT
- a CDS encoding GNAT family N-acetyltransferase, encoding MSPSLTVRRITADQGAVFRELRTASLREAPYAFGATLEDALSADAASFDATAANHAVSQSVGTFLLYTEGHPAGLVEAHFDDTAARRAFVCELWVAPAVRHLRGGELLVDTASSWLANAGATEIYAWVADTNRNAMRFYEALGFGPTGEHRRVERAPEQVESLLVRHVPTTSQVLQQ
- the map gene encoding type I methionyl aminopeptidase, producing MAITYKTPDDIAKLRIAGRLAADVLAMIGEHVKAGVSTDDLDALCNDYIVHTQKAIPANVGYLGFPKTVCTSVNHVVCHGIPNRGEILKDGDIINIDVAIIKDGYFGDTSRMYCVGQPSTVARALIDTTYEAMVAGIREVKPGATLGDVGHAIQKVAQREGFSIVRDYCGHGIGKIYHEDPQVLHYGQPGQGVRLKPGMVFTIEPMINAGRAGTSVQRDGWTVITKDRSLSAQWEHMVAVTDDGYELLTPWPDGTGDYDAP